One region of Anaeromyxobacter paludicola genomic DNA includes:
- a CDS encoding LolA-like protein, which produces MPGRLSQHLHPAAALVRLAAPLALLAAGCHLSRDEREAATIAERNAAARGGLAAWRKVRALSISGRLEAGRPRDPARLARSYLPSQARLEPGARRALARRGDPERQVQLPFAMELKRPRMSRVEVKFQGQTAVQVFDGTRGFKLRPFLGRREVEPFTAEELRVASQQSELEGPLLDYEAQGSRVRLVGTEPVDGRDAYKLAVTSRDGEVRHVWVDAKSYLDVKVEGSRRIDGKVRPVFTYLRDYRAVDGLLFPMALETTVEGAPGSEKLTVERVAVNPELDDARFAKAD; this is translated from the coding sequence ATGCCAGGACGCCTCTCGCAGCACCTTCACCCCGCCGCCGCGCTCGTCCGCCTCGCCGCCCCGCTCGCGCTCCTCGCCGCGGGCTGCCACCTCTCACGGGACGAGCGGGAGGCGGCCACCATCGCCGAGCGGAACGCCGCCGCGCGCGGCGGGCTCGCCGCCTGGCGCAAGGTCCGCGCGCTCTCGATCTCGGGACGGCTCGAGGCCGGCAGGCCGCGGGACCCGGCGCGCCTCGCGAGGTCCTACCTGCCGTCGCAGGCCCGGCTCGAGCCCGGCGCGAGGCGCGCGCTGGCGCGGCGGGGGGACCCGGAGCGGCAGGTCCAGCTCCCCTTCGCGATGGAGCTGAAGCGGCCACGCATGTCGCGCGTCGAGGTGAAGTTCCAGGGCCAGACGGCGGTGCAGGTCTTCGACGGCACCCGGGGCTTCAAGCTGCGCCCGTTCCTCGGCCGCCGCGAGGTCGAGCCCTTCACCGCCGAGGAGCTGCGCGTCGCCTCGCAGCAGTCGGAGCTCGAGGGGCCGCTCCTCGACTACGAGGCGCAGGGCAGCCGGGTGCGGCTCGTGGGCACCGAGCCCGTGGACGGGCGGGACGCCTACAAGCTCGCGGTGACCTCGCGCGACGGCGAGGTGCGGCACGTCTGGGTGGACGCGAAGAGCTACCTCGACGTGAAGGTCGAGGGGAGCCGGCGGATCGACGGCAAGGTGCGGCCGGTCTTCACGTACCTGCGCGACTACCGCGCCGTGGACGGGCTGCTCTTCCCGATGGCCCTCGAGACGACCGTGGAGGGCGCGCCCGGGTCCGAGAAGCTCACCGTGGAGCGCGTGGCGGTGAACCCGGAGCTCGACGACGCCCGCTTCGCCAAGGCCGATTGA
- a CDS encoding Ig-like domain-containing protein: MLRSLPRGVSRAALAGAAAMLVTGVSCERSGTRSSQATPLAATAKAAARLTVANVNGTAIALTARRMTTGLRDGTPAPMWGYCATGSCGTDWAPGPTIVAAAGDSLQITLTNELPVPTSFVILGQLGGGVGAPQMMDGPVHSGQAFTTFPGNAPAPAPFVPPAQGQRVRSFGAEVAAASTATLTWPSLRPGTYLYETGTLPSLQVPMGLYGVLVVTAGPGLAYPGAAYDADAALLFSELDPVQNAAVDAAAQARTDVNLRFDDPTCKPSCYPAAVNYAPTYFMINGASFDRTAPGKSAFSLASGAAYSSGNALLRLLNAGSRTHVPAVVGLPMSLLAEDGNPAPGLPKVQNEVLLTAGKTFDVLVKPAASADGKSFAPATYPVFDRQLSLSTANHPDGGMQGFLLVNQAGAVAAAGGLTIPGTPGNLPVAITPAANPDAFKVPYNTAISGNVTANDVGVSRVALVTGSGPSHGVLTLNADGSFQYAPAPGYSGTDGFTYFGNGVATLTAAVTLTVGAKGAAPTANADAYTSALLGRFTTPRPGVLANDVDPGGYALTAGGVTGSTCGTVSLAADGSFTATGSGASCSFSYVATNSQGTPSAPATVTVTFGAPGSVAGLPVTVADASTGAALGDYRWTMQEDLTFQHDTSATPALSTRTLATSFHRSHMTVVATGCVGPTSCGSGQSVLDPASGTRHVVTDAEALAKQATPDQAALDPTKRYYLSILPGDGSPPGHTMGGAQVRFVNGKWAALKVKLQATPLPTAQMSIYVYEDSSPTNGQDEPTESGLGGFNIILNDPAGRTGDVAGQQTYDAFNMPLSNALLGRPGCPDDQNRATNGTGTSATGNLVGVVYTCPNPPPGYTGDPAVYALAGHALIKNLTPARYDVIAHPGAAREGAGEVWWQTETLEGTQAQDAFVGVNEPVYFQEFGPPGPHVTIGFVNPAHVASYAAANGFQGTGVVTGKVTNQHMSRPSDVTLWDSGSYDLLASTTCQVVLNSQGGNGPAVAAAQCDPDGNFSLAGVPAGSYDLAVFDQWLDQIIQNVAVTVPPNTTTVALGNIPVLSWFTQYDQNIFMDANGNGRFDAGEQGISNVPLTVRYRNGAPSNATLTDSNGNGLLAELFPLFNWYVAEADTTRFKQTGVHIYVDGGGKPDASGPGAGLWTSTYAYAPDGTSERVEQPGALSYGLQGFISQRSRVEWGRAPYAVGENGGIQGTVVYSSTRPFDDMRFNVQTIWEPLVPRVTVNLYAKQTLADGSETLALVDTTRTTSWDDYVNLVQGANGQQYLLGSDGLLRVPATGAVAPAAAYPAGAQVNLQCPGQSPTDPFTQYTLGGTDRKRCYDGWHSWNQVQAAPYDGRYTFPSAAYVAAHPLTAAQKAAGQTLVSLPPGTYVVEAVTPPGYEVVKEEDKNILIGDTFVAPATQQFGALASIFILPDQATLGNANPNNPGTGDPGFQSDPTTNLGSFTVSNAATFPECVGSLHRVPDYLSLFPQAQQVAPFAGMDRPLCDRKKVVLNDQMQSSANFFVFTEVPVASNNTGIILDDATSEFNAFAPDFGEKASVPFVPVSIKDFTGNEIARTYSDQWGAYNMMTPSSWLVNPPTPSGYGPNMLVTCINDPGPIADPATGKMITDPSYNPAYSNFCYTNPYMPGQTTYLDTPVVPIAAFAAGYNPADCAYPDATPAVLRVDGSSGFGPWVPAAGGTLTILALGDQRVPNPAYAGPFATGGLASQATVTRHYGFGSARGQLRIGARDLTASVSAWSDGAITVRVPAGTPTGELSITTAAGKSTVDAVTVTVGGRAPTYVSAAAGQTIQDAIDLARPGDLILVDAGTYNELVIMWKPVRLQGVGAASVVINAAKYPTSKLDQWRPRINQLFNVDPITGNQLGPAQVDPLPTQEITGGVVLLEPTVLGSEEGAGVTVLAKNLPASDCGSAGTVGSESNFLCAPSRIDGLSVTGGDAGGGVYVNGWAHGLEIANDRIYGNAGAFNGGVRVGVPYLELEALPSDAAGRVLLHNQRIAGFGYDVGVRIHHNAITKNGTVEGPNGFGGAGGGVSICTGTDGYSLDHNFICGNYSASDGGGVGHLGFSQGGVIANNQILFNQSFQQTGATHGGGIFVGGEPPVAGTVSLGAGDLTIDANLIRGNLAEGGQGGGLRLQQVNGADVTAFPQPARWHRVTVTNNLIVDNIAAWAGGGISLADTVRAFVDNDTIAGNDSTGTAGVVLAGGVPLPAATTGTAGVGRPGPSGIVSEPTSPALLAQFATSGLRSSNAISQPELFNDVIWRNRSFFYSGDGRLCVGNSLADVRAGCTVLADQATSGQCPAGAKYWDLGVLGDAAAATPGTRRLAPSFAVLTSTAGYAGSGNTSGDPRLVTPYCNGARAAPELPSVIDPPNVKNLQVAATVDEGNNYVTLRFGPLYLASPVTGTAFGDYHLSGTASSAYNAGTANGSVPNHDYDGQPRPLAGAYDIGADEYQGAAPLVAAANRAAGVVR; encoded by the coding sequence ATGCTGCGCAGCCTCCCTCGTGGTGTGAGCCGGGCGGCCCTCGCGGGCGCCGCGGCGATGCTGGTCACAGGCGTCTCGTGTGAGCGGTCCGGGACCCGGAGCTCCCAGGCGACGCCGCTCGCGGCGACGGCGAAGGCCGCCGCGCGCCTCACCGTCGCCAACGTGAACGGCACGGCCATCGCGCTCACCGCGCGCCGGATGACCACCGGCCTGCGCGACGGCACCCCGGCGCCGATGTGGGGCTACTGCGCCACCGGCTCGTGCGGCACCGACTGGGCGCCGGGCCCGACCATCGTCGCCGCCGCCGGCGACTCGCTCCAGATCACGCTCACCAACGAGCTCCCGGTCCCGACCTCCTTCGTGATCCTGGGCCAGCTCGGCGGCGGCGTCGGCGCGCCGCAGATGATGGACGGCCCGGTCCACTCCGGCCAGGCCTTCACCACCTTCCCCGGCAACGCCCCCGCCCCGGCGCCCTTCGTGCCGCCCGCGCAGGGGCAGCGCGTGCGCTCCTTCGGCGCCGAGGTGGCGGCCGCGAGCACGGCCACGCTCACCTGGCCGAGCCTGCGCCCGGGCACCTACCTCTACGAGACCGGCACGCTCCCCTCGCTCCAGGTGCCGATGGGGCTCTACGGCGTGCTGGTGGTCACCGCGGGGCCGGGCCTCGCCTACCCCGGCGCCGCCTACGACGCCGACGCCGCGCTGCTCTTCAGCGAGCTCGACCCGGTGCAGAACGCCGCGGTGGACGCGGCGGCGCAGGCGAGGACCGACGTGAACCTCCGGTTCGACGACCCCACCTGCAAGCCCAGCTGCTACCCGGCGGCGGTCAACTACGCCCCCACCTACTTCATGATCAACGGGGCGTCGTTCGACCGGACCGCGCCCGGCAAGTCGGCCTTCTCCCTCGCGAGCGGCGCCGCGTACTCGAGCGGCAACGCCCTGCTGCGGCTCCTCAACGCCGGCTCCCGCACCCACGTGCCGGCCGTGGTGGGGCTCCCCATGTCGCTCCTCGCCGAGGACGGCAACCCGGCCCCGGGCCTGCCCAAGGTGCAGAACGAGGTGCTCCTCACCGCCGGCAAGACCTTCGACGTCCTCGTGAAGCCGGCGGCGAGCGCCGACGGCAAGTCGTTCGCCCCCGCCACCTACCCCGTCTTCGACCGGCAGCTCAGCCTCAGCACCGCCAACCACCCCGACGGCGGCATGCAGGGGTTCCTGCTCGTGAACCAGGCCGGCGCCGTCGCCGCCGCGGGCGGGCTCACCATCCCGGGCACGCCGGGCAACCTGCCGGTGGCGATCACCCCGGCCGCCAACCCGGACGCCTTCAAGGTGCCCTACAACACCGCCATCTCCGGGAACGTCACCGCCAACGACGTCGGCGTCTCGCGCGTCGCGCTGGTGACCGGCTCGGGCCCGAGCCACGGCGTGCTGACACTGAACGCCGACGGCAGCTTCCAGTACGCGCCCGCCCCCGGCTACAGCGGGACCGACGGCTTCACCTACTTCGGCAACGGCGTCGCCACGCTCACCGCGGCGGTGACCCTGACCGTCGGCGCGAAGGGCGCCGCCCCCACCGCCAACGCCGACGCCTACACGAGCGCCCTCCTCGGCCGCTTCACCACCCCGCGCCCCGGCGTGCTCGCCAACGACGTCGATCCGGGCGGCTACGCCCTCACCGCCGGCGGCGTCACCGGCAGCACCTGCGGCACGGTCTCGCTCGCCGCCGACGGCTCCTTCACCGCCACCGGCAGCGGCGCCTCGTGCAGCTTCTCCTACGTCGCCACCAACTCGCAGGGGACGCCGAGCGCCCCCGCGACCGTCACCGTCACCTTCGGCGCGCCGGGCAGCGTGGCCGGCCTGCCGGTGACCGTGGCCGACGCCTCGACCGGCGCGGCCCTCGGCGACTACCGCTGGACGATGCAGGAGGACCTCACCTTCCAGCACGACACCAGCGCCACCCCCGCCCTCTCCACCCGCACGCTGGCGACGAGCTTCCACCGCAGCCACATGACGGTGGTGGCGACCGGCTGCGTCGGCCCGACGAGCTGCGGCAGCGGCCAGTCGGTCCTCGACCCCGCCAGCGGGACGCGCCACGTGGTCACCGACGCCGAGGCGCTCGCGAAGCAGGCGACGCCGGACCAGGCGGCCCTCGATCCGACGAAGCGCTACTACCTCTCGATCCTCCCCGGCGACGGCAGCCCTCCCGGCCACACCATGGGCGGCGCGCAGGTGCGGTTCGTGAATGGCAAGTGGGCGGCGCTCAAGGTGAAGCTCCAGGCGACCCCGCTGCCCACCGCGCAGATGAGCATCTACGTCTACGAGGACTCCTCCCCCACCAACGGCCAGGACGAGCCGACCGAGAGCGGCCTCGGCGGCTTCAACATCATCCTCAACGACCCCGCCGGGCGCACCGGCGACGTCGCCGGCCAGCAGACCTACGACGCCTTCAACATGCCGCTCTCGAACGCGCTGCTCGGCCGCCCCGGCTGCCCGGACGACCAGAACCGGGCCACCAACGGCACCGGCACGAGCGCGACCGGCAACCTGGTCGGCGTGGTCTACACCTGCCCCAACCCGCCGCCCGGCTACACCGGCGACCCCGCGGTCTACGCCCTCGCCGGCCACGCCCTCATCAAGAACCTCACCCCGGCCCGCTACGACGTCATCGCCCACCCCGGCGCGGCGCGCGAGGGGGCGGGCGAGGTCTGGTGGCAGACCGAGACGCTCGAGGGCACCCAGGCGCAGGACGCCTTCGTGGGCGTGAACGAGCCGGTCTACTTCCAGGAGTTCGGCCCGCCCGGCCCGCACGTCACCATCGGCTTCGTGAACCCGGCCCACGTGGCGAGCTACGCCGCGGCGAACGGCTTCCAGGGCACGGGCGTCGTCACCGGCAAGGTGACGAACCAGCACATGTCCCGCCCCTCCGACGTCACGCTCTGGGACTCGGGCTCCTACGACCTCCTCGCCTCCACCACCTGCCAGGTGGTGCTCAACTCGCAGGGCGGGAACGGCCCGGCGGTCGCCGCCGCCCAGTGCGACCCCGACGGCAACTTCAGCCTCGCGGGCGTGCCGGCCGGTAGCTACGACCTGGCCGTCTTCGACCAGTGGCTCGACCAGATCATCCAGAACGTCGCGGTCACGGTGCCGCCGAACACCACCACCGTCGCGCTCGGGAACATCCCGGTGCTGAGCTGGTTCACGCAGTACGACCAGAACATCTTCATGGACGCGAACGGCAACGGCCGCTTCGACGCCGGCGAGCAGGGCATCTCGAACGTGCCGCTCACGGTCCGCTACCGCAACGGCGCCCCCTCGAACGCCACGCTGACCGACAGCAACGGCAACGGGCTCCTGGCCGAGCTCTTCCCGCTCTTCAACTGGTACGTCGCCGAGGCGGACACGACCCGCTTCAAGCAGACCGGCGTGCACATCTACGTGGACGGCGGCGGCAAGCCCGACGCCTCCGGCCCGGGCGCCGGCCTCTGGACGTCCACCTACGCCTACGCGCCCGACGGCACGTCCGAGCGGGTGGAGCAGCCCGGCGCGCTCAGCTACGGCCTCCAGGGCTTCATCAGCCAGCGCTCGCGCGTCGAGTGGGGCCGCGCTCCCTACGCCGTGGGCGAGAACGGCGGCATCCAGGGGACGGTCGTCTACTCCTCCACCCGCCCGTTCGACGACATGCGGTTCAACGTGCAGACCATCTGGGAGCCGCTCGTCCCGCGCGTCACCGTGAACCTCTACGCGAAGCAGACCCTCGCCGACGGCTCCGAGACGCTGGCGCTCGTGGACACCACCCGGACCACGAGCTGGGACGACTACGTGAACCTGGTGCAGGGCGCGAACGGCCAGCAGTACCTGCTCGGCTCGGACGGCCTGCTGCGCGTCCCCGCCACCGGCGCGGTCGCGCCCGCCGCCGCCTACCCGGCCGGCGCGCAGGTCAACCTCCAGTGCCCCGGCCAGAGCCCCACCGATCCCTTCACGCAGTACACGCTCGGCGGCACCGACCGGAAGCGCTGCTACGACGGCTGGCACTCCTGGAACCAGGTGCAGGCGGCGCCGTACGACGGCCGCTACACCTTCCCGAGCGCCGCCTACGTCGCCGCCCACCCGCTCACCGCGGCGCAGAAGGCCGCCGGCCAGACGCTGGTGAGCCTGCCGCCGGGGACCTACGTGGTCGAGGCGGTCACGCCGCCCGGCTACGAGGTGGTGAAGGAGGAGGACAAGAACATCCTCATCGGCGACACCTTCGTCGCCCCGGCCACCCAGCAGTTCGGCGCGCTGGCGAGCATCTTCATCCTCCCCGACCAGGCCACGCTCGGTAACGCCAACCCGAACAACCCCGGCACCGGCGACCCCGGCTTCCAGAGCGATCCCACCACCAACCTGGGGTCCTTCACGGTGAGCAACGCCGCCACCTTCCCGGAGTGCGTCGGCAGCCTCCACCGCGTGCCCGACTACCTGAGCCTCTTCCCGCAGGCGCAGCAGGTGGCGCCCTTCGCCGGGATGGACCGCCCGCTCTGCGACCGCAAGAAGGTGGTGCTGAACGATCAGATGCAGTCGAGCGCCAACTTCTTCGTCTTCACCGAGGTGCCGGTGGCCTCGAACAACACCGGCATCATCCTCGACGACGCCACCTCCGAGTTCAACGCGTTCGCGCCCGACTTCGGCGAGAAGGCCTCCGTGCCCTTCGTGCCGGTGTCGATCAAGGACTTCACCGGGAACGAGATCGCCCGCACCTACAGCGACCAGTGGGGCGCCTACAACATGATGACCCCCTCGAGCTGGCTCGTGAACCCGCCGACGCCCTCCGGCTACGGCCCGAACATGCTCGTCACCTGCATCAACGACCCGGGCCCCATCGCCGACCCGGCGACCGGGAAGATGATCACCGACCCGAGCTACAACCCGGCCTACAGCAACTTCTGCTACACGAACCCGTACATGCCGGGGCAGACGACCTACCTCGACACGCCGGTCGTCCCCATCGCCGCCTTCGCCGCCGGGTACAACCCCGCCGACTGCGCCTACCCCGACGCCACCCCGGCCGTCCTCCGCGTGGACGGGAGCAGCGGCTTCGGGCCCTGGGTCCCGGCCGCCGGCGGCACGCTCACCATCCTCGCGCTCGGCGACCAGCGGGTCCCGAACCCGGCCTACGCCGGCCCCTTCGCGACGGGCGGGCTCGCGAGCCAGGCCACCGTGACGCGCCACTACGGCTTCGGGAGCGCGCGCGGCCAGCTCAGGATCGGCGCCCGCGACCTCACCGCCAGCGTCAGCGCCTGGAGCGACGGCGCCATCACCGTCCGCGTCCCCGCGGGCACGCCCACGGGCGAGCTCTCCATCACCACCGCCGCCGGCAAGTCCACCGTGGACGCGGTCACCGTCACCGTGGGCGGCCGCGCGCCGACCTACGTGAGCGCCGCCGCCGGGCAGACCATCCAGGACGCCATCGACCTGGCGCGCCCGGGCGACCTCATCCTGGTGGACGCCGGCACGTACAACGAGCTGGTCATCATGTGGAAGCCGGTGCGGCTGCAGGGCGTCGGCGCCGCCTCGGTGGTCATCAACGCCGCCAAGTACCCGACCTCCAAGCTCGACCAGTGGCGCCCCCGCATCAACCAGCTCTTCAACGTGGACCCGATCACCGGCAACCAGCTCGGCCCGGCGCAGGTGGACCCGCTCCCGACCCAGGAGATCACGGGCGGCGTGGTGCTCCTCGAGCCGACCGTGCTCGGCAGCGAGGAGGGCGCCGGCGTCACCGTGCTCGCGAAGAACCTGCCGGCGAGCGACTGCGGGTCGGCCGGGACGGTCGGCTCGGAGAGCAACTTCCTCTGCGCCCCCTCCCGCATCGACGGCCTGAGCGTCACGGGCGGGGACGCCGGCGGCGGCGTGTACGTGAACGGCTGGGCCCACGGGCTCGAGATCGCGAACGACCGGATCTACGGCAACGCCGGCGCCTTCAACGGCGGCGTGCGGGTGGGCGTCCCCTACCTGGAGCTCGAGGCCCTGCCGAGCGACGCGGCCGGCCGGGTGCTCCTGCACAACCAGCGGATCGCCGGCTTCGGCTACGACGTGGGGGTCCGCATCCACCACAACGCCATCACCAAGAACGGCACGGTCGAGGGCCCGAACGGCTTCGGCGGCGCGGGCGGCGGCGTCTCGATCTGCACCGGCACCGACGGCTACAGCCTGGACCACAACTTCATCTGCGGGAACTACAGCGCCTCGGACGGCGGCGGCGTGGGCCACCTCGGGTTCAGCCAGGGCGGCGTCATCGCCAACAACCAGATCCTCTTCAACCAGAGCTTCCAGCAGACCGGCGCCACGCACGGCGGCGGCATCTTCGTGGGCGGCGAGCCGCCGGTGGCCGGGACGGTCTCGCTCGGCGCGGGCGACCTGACCATCGACGCCAACCTCATCCGCGGCAACCTCGCAGAGGGCGGCCAGGGCGGCGGCCTCCGGCTGCAGCAGGTCAACGGCGCCGACGTGACCGCCTTCCCCCAGCCGGCGCGCTGGCACCGGGTCACGGTCACCAACAACCTCATCGTGGACAACATCGCCGCCTGGGCCGGCGGCGGGATCTCGCTCGCCGACACCGTGCGCGCCTTCGTGGACAACGACACCATCGCCGGCAACGACAGCACCGGCACCGCCGGCGTGGTGCTCGCGGGCGGCGTGCCGCTCCCGGCGGCCACCACCGGCACCGCGGGCGTGGGCCGCCCCGGCCCCTCCGGCATCGTCTCCGAGCCCACCAGCCCGGCGCTGCTGGCCCAGTTCGCGACGAGCGGCCTGCGGAGCTCGAACGCCATCTCGCAGCCGGAGCTGTTCAACGACGTCATCTGGCGCAACCGGTCGTTCTTCTACTCGGGCGACGGCCGGCTCTGCGTCGGCAACAGCCTCGCCGACGTGCGCGCCGGGTGCACCGTCCTGGCCGACCAGGCGACGAGCGGCCAGTGCCCGGCGGGCGCGAAGTACTGGGATCTGGGCGTCCTCGGCGACGCCGCCGCGGCCACGCCCGGCACGCGCCGGCTGGCGCCGTCCTTCGCGGTGCTCACCAGCACGGCCGGCTACGCCGGGAGCGGGAACACCTCCGGCGACCCGCGCCTCGTGACCCCGTACTGCAACGGCGCGCGGGCCGCCCCCGAGCTCCCGAGCGTCATCGACCCGCCGAACGTGAAGAACCTGCAGGTGGCCGCCACCGTGGACGAGGGGAACAACTACGTCACCCTCCGCTTCGGGCCGCTCTACCTCGCGAGCCCGGTGACCGGGACCGCGTTCGGCGACTACCACCTCTCCGGGACCGCCTCCTCGGCCTACAACGCCGGGACCGCGAACGGGTCCGTGCCCAACCACGACTACGACGGCCAGCCCAGGCCGCTCGCCGGCGCCTACGACATCGGGGCCGACGAGTACCAGGGCGCGGCGCCGCTCGTCGCCGCGGCGAACCGGGCGGCGGGGGTGGTCCGGTGA